The Thermodesulfobacteriota bacterium nucleotide sequence ACCTCTTAGGGTCTGATTTGCTCTGTCTAGAGCATTTTGAACTGCATCGTCCCAAGACTTCTCTGATGAACCTATAATCTCTGTAATTCTAGCTACAGCCATTTTACTTACCTCCTAGAGTATAGTTTGCACTACTAATATAAATATAATCACATCAGCATAGTTTAAGTCAAGATAAAATCTCTTAAAATATCATATTTTATTACACAAAACCGAGATTCATGATATAATCAATGTCCTAATAAATCTAAAAAACAAACAAGAAGCATTATGAGTTGCTAGGAGGAATAAAATGCCGATAGATTTTGAGCTCACTGATGAACAGCAGATGTTCAAAGATACTATAAGAGACTTTGGAGAAAATGAGATTTCTCCACTGGTTGAAGATGCGGAAAATAATGAGAAGTTTCCCGTAGAAATCTTTCCAAAACTTGGCGAGATGGGATTTTTGGGAATCTCATTTCCAGAAGAATATGGCGGCGTAGATTTAGACAAGGTTACAGAGTGCATATTTGCTGAAGAAATGGGACGAATAAACGCAGGGATTGCAATGTGCGTAAATGCCCATACAAGTCTTTCGATGATCCCCATACTTAACTTTGGTAATGATGCTCAGAAAGAAAAATATCTCATCCCTGGTATTGAAGGTAAGATAATTGGAGCTTTGGGTCTCACAGAGCCTGATGCAGGATCAGATGCAAGAAGCATCAGGGCAACGGCAGTCAAAAAAGGTGACAAGTATATTATAAACGGCACTAAAACATGGATAACAAACGGAACAATGTGCGACTATGTGATTGTTGCTGCTTATACTGATAAAGAAAAGAAAGGGACTGGAATCAGCTTGTTTATTATTGATGCCGATGCTCCTGGGTTTACAGAGAAGAATAAGATACATAAACTAGGCCACAGATCAGCAGATACCGCGGAGCTTGTGTTTGAGAACTGCGAAGTTCCAGAAGAAAACCTTTTAGTTGGAGAAGGCGGTTTTAACGGCGCTATGGCGACCCTTTTAGGAGCGCGTATCACTCACGCTGCAAAATCAGTAGGGCTTGCTCAAGCTGCATTTGAGTTTTCGCTAAACTATTCAAAAGAGCGTGAGGCTTTTGGAAGAACAATTTCAAAGTTTCAGGCTATCAGTTTTAAGCTTGCACAGATGGCAACTAAGATTGAAACAGCAAGGCTTCTAGTATACAAAGCAGCTTGGTTATACAGTAATGATAAGAAAGCTCTTAAAGAAGCTTCAATGGCTAAGCTTTATGCAGCCGAGGTCGTGCAGGATGTATGCACTGAGGCAGTTCAGGTACTTGGCGGATACGGATACGGTGTTGAATTTCCAGTTGAAAGATATTACAGAGACGCCAAGCTAGCGTCCATAACCGAAGGAACATCAGAAATTCAGCATGTAGTTATTTCAAGAGAGCTGGGTATCTAAAACTCATAATATTATTTCCAATAAAAACTATAAAAGGATATAAAAAAACGGGGAAGCATCCAAAGATGCAACCCCGTATTTTTTTGTCTAATTTATAGATCCGATTATGACCATGGAGCTGACATATCTTCAGCTTCTGGGTCTCTAAATTTTAGCCACTTAGATGAATCATAGTGAGCTGGCGCATAGCATACGATAGCTGTTGTTGCTATGAGCTGTTCAGGTGTAGATTTTGTTAATTCAGCTCTTTTTTGAATAGTAGCAAAAATTGGATCTGGTATTGTTACTGTTACTTCTGCCATTTTTAGAACCTCCTAATTTTAAACTTGTTAGTCTGTCTCTTTGATACCTTTTTCTTTTCTGTAGTTGTCGAGAACTTCTCTCTTAACAGTAGGTGTTAATTTGAAGTCACCTTCTACTGCACCTTCTGCTGAAGCATCAACCTCATCTTGAGGTAACAATTCAAGCTTAGTATCACCAGCGTTAACTGGATCATCCAACATTGAAGGAGCAAATTTCCAGTTTGTAAGAGATTCTTTTCCAAGTCCGAATCTGATTGTGAGTTTGTTAATCTCTTCGAGTCTTCCAGGTAGTGGTCCTGGAGCTTGAATGAGTTTTAATTCTTTTAAGAGTTCAAGTGTAGCAGCGTCTCTTTCAAAAGGCTGTCCAACTTTACTCTTAAAAAACATGGTTTCAAAAGGAGGTCTTCCTCTTGTACCACCACCATCTAGGTTCTCTGATGGATAGCCAACAGTCATTAGCCAGCAGAACACATATGAAGGTCCAAGGTTAAATTTATCTTTAACATTTCTTCTAGCTCCTCCGCTAGCTCCGTTTAAGCATGTGCCTAAACCAAGTGAGCTTGCAACAAGGATTGCATTTTGAATTGCGTTACCTAGGTCAATGCAAGCGAGTCTATGAAGAATAATATCAGGAAGAATTGCTGGAAGCGGGAATAGTCTGTTAACCCTCTCATACTCCCAACCATGCGCAGCATCTAATCCGCCAGTTCTCATAAGATCGTGCAGCTGCTGTCCTTGCACGTCATAAGCTGACATTTCATAACACCAGAAAATAAGAATCGGAGCCATCTGTGTTGTAATCTGACTCCAGTCAGAGATAAACTCCCAAATCTCAGGGTCTTCGTCTCTATAAACTACAATAGCTCTTTGTCCATTGAAGTTACCTGCTGAAGGTGCAACTCTTGCAGCCTCTAGCATAGCCTGAATTTTCCATCTCTCAACAGGCTTATTTGGTTCATACCATCTAATAGATCTTCTCAAACCGATAGCCTCAAAAGTATCGAGCGGATTAACTTCGCTTGCTTGAGGAAGACCATCAACAATAAGTTCACTCATTTTAGCCTCCTAAATCAATAATTTTTTCTAACCAGACAATCAAGGATATTATTATTTTTAGACTAAAAAGTCAAGTAATTTCTGCAATTAAGATCCAATTTTATA carries:
- a CDS encoding dodecin family protein is translated as MAVARITEIIGSSEKSWDDAVQNALDRANQTLRGLTGIEVTKMNASIGEDGQVAEYRAHIKITFILEG
- a CDS encoding nitroreductase family protein, which produces MSELIVDGLPQASEVNPLDTFEAIGLRRSIRWYEPNKPVERWKIQAMLEAARVAPSAGNFNGQRAIVVYRDEDPEIWEFISDWSQITTQMAPILIFWCYEMSAYDVQGQQLHDLMRTGGLDAAHGWEYERVNRLFPLPAILPDIILHRLACIDLGNAIQNAILVASSLGLGTCLNGASGGARRNVKDKFNLGPSYVFCWLMTVGYPSENLDGGGTRGRPPFETMFFKSKVGQPFERDAATLELLKELKLIQAPGPLPGRLEEINKLTIRFGLGKESLTNWKFAPSMLDDPVNAGDTKLELLPQDEVDASAEGAVEGDFKLTPTVKREVLDNYRKEKGIKETD
- a CDS encoding acyl-CoA dehydrogenase family protein — its product is MDFELTDEQQMFKDTIRDFGENEISPLVEDAENNEKFPVEIFPKLGEMGFLGISFPEEYGGVDLDKVTECIFAEEMGRINAGIAMCVNAHTSLSMIPILNFGNDAQKEKYLIPGIEGKIIGALGLTEPDAGSDARSIRATAVKKGDKYIINGTKTWITNGTMCDYVIVAAYTDKEKKGTGISLFIIDADAPGFTEKNKIHKLGHRSADTAELVFENCEVPEENLLVGEGGFNGAMATLLGARITHAAKSVGLAQAAFEFSLNYSKEREAFGRTISKFQAISFKLAQMATKIETARLLVYKAAWLYSNDKKALKEASMAKLYAAEVVQDVCTEAVQVLGGYGYGVEFPVERYYRDAKLASITEGTSEIQHVVISRELGI